One Archocentrus centrarchus isolate MPI-CPG fArcCen1 chromosome 14, fArcCen1, whole genome shotgun sequence DNA window includes the following coding sequences:
- the layna gene encoding layilin codes for MTKMTKMDLQAILCHLLFLCFEPSTAASLITADIFEARGQRVCKAGKGKPCYKLAYFSELRRKLNFVEAELACTRDGGHLLSVESESEQKIIEQLITELRPADGDFWIGLRRNHGGEDTTLNCSSQYYWLDGSKSKFRKWHLDEPSCGYEVCVVMYHQPSASRNPEELYMFQWNDDNCETKNNFICKYTAEEPPDPSSSPNSTQTDIAPSPVLPWNPNDRNHNRTALNLVYIIIPTIPLILLLLTVMGVCCFKMIVRRKKKEQKSEVCQTDPGLCPSSSSADVYNVIRSQKDDDLVSARPHTKNTSFLCSSPDTPTGDYDNLGVRDTESGFVTLASTESCFLNFDLNDLSLGRRGTRDFCGTSLGRSGKKDLNDSSLSRTGHREFYDRSLGRRTTKSEHFSSSLYRDHRLYDDSMTAGSDLYDPKLRLGGHTGKADLYQTYITNGKEDIYQTSLGTYAIRKSYNANVDCYRNGLNLDGGRRYFNEHEWINRENY; via the exons atgacaaagatgaCAAAGATGGACCTGCAGGCAATCCTTTGTCAcctgctgtttttatgttttgagcCATCTACAGCTGCAAGCCTCATTACAG CAGATATATTTGAAGCCAGAG GCCAACGTGTGTGCAAGGCAGGAAAAGGGAAACCGTGCTATAAGCTGGCCTACTTCTCCGAGCTCCGCCGTAAGCTGAACTTCGTGGAGGCAGAACTTGCCTGCACACGAGATGGGGGCCACCTTCTGAGCGTGGAGTCTGAGTCTGAGCAGAAGATCATAGAGCAGCTCATCACAGAGCTCCGCCCAGCTGATGGCGACTTCTGGATAGGTCTCCGCCGTAACCATGGAGGCGAGGACACCACCTTGAACTGCTCTTCCCAGTATTACTGGCTGGATGGTAGCAAGTCGAAATTTAG GAAATGGCACTTGGATGAGCCGTCATGTGGTTATGAGGTGTGCGTTGTAATGTATCACCAACCGTCCGCTTCTCGTAATCCAGAAGAGCTCTACATGTTCCAGTGGAACGACGACAATTGTGAAACCAAGAACAACTTCATCTGCAAATACACTGCAG AGGAGCCGCCGGACCCTTCTTCTTCTCCCAACTCCACTCAGACAG ATATCGCCCCCTCGCCTGTGCTGCCGTGGAATCCAAATGATCGCAATCACAACAGAacag cTCTGAATTTGGTTTACATTATCATTCCCACCATTCCCCtcatactgctgctgctgacggtGATGGGCGTCTGCTGTTTCAAGATGATTGTCCGACG aaagaagaaagagcagaaaTCAGAAGTTTGCCAAACAGACCCAGGACTGTGTCCCAGCTCAAGCTCTGCTGATGTCTACAACGTCATTCGTTCCCAGAAAGATGACGACCTTGTGTCAGCTCGCCCCCACACCAAAAACACCTCCTTTTTATGCTCCTCCCCTGACACACCAACTGGTGACTATGATAATCTAGGGGTTCGGGACACAGAGAGCGGCTTTGTGACACTTGCAAGCACAGAGAGCTGTTTCCTAAATTTTGACCTCAACGATCTCAGCCTTGGGCGACGTGGCACCCGTGACTTCTGCGGCACCAGCTTGGGGCGCTCAGGGAAGAAGGACCTGAATGACAGTAGTCTGAGTCGCACCGGCCACAGAGAGTTTTATGACAGGAGTCTGGGTCGTCGTACAACGAAGAGCGAGCATTTCAGTAGCAGCCTATACAGGGACCACAGACTGTATGATGACAGCATGACAGCAGGGAGTGACCTCTATGATCCCAAACTGAGGCTTGGAGGTCACACGGGAAAGGCCGACCTGTATCAGACATACATCACCAATGGAAAGGAAGACATTTACCAGACCAGCCTTGGAACCTACGCAATCCGAAAATCCTACAATGCAAATGTGGACTGCTACAGAAATGGCCTGAATCTTGACGGTGGAAGGAGATACTTCAATGAGCATGAATGGATCAACAGGGAAAACTACTGA
- the LOC115792068 gene encoding complement factor B-like, with translation MGFSIHCGWLAALSCTLWMGIGVRCDCTEENLHIQRGNYTLSDNLETGSILVYHCPEDYYPYPERTRLCQHDGSWRPRPRKFRPQKCRLVECPDPNVLEYGNVSPPQERYFVDNETTYECYSGYKMRGSARRVCLKNGKWSGSTPICSHDSGDHCADPGIPPGASRDGNIFGIDDTVRYICNSNLFLVGSKERVCQENGQWTGEEPQCYYKHTFDTPLEISKAFGSSIKETLTTLESTDDIQGERRIRISKNGTLNIYIGVDISGSIKETDVNKSRDAIVKLITKISSFSVTPNYEIIFFSSELYEIVNIIDFLDEKPPDVKSKLEEFVVGDRNTGTNLNIVFEKFWEKMSFIKQQTGVEGFKEHRHAIIVFTDGGFNMGGSPAPTVAKIKNMVYMNEVGAREDYLDIYIFGIGDEIFDHELMPLTAGTGEHHYFRLKDLENLQETFDEMIDEAEVEGLCGLHKEYQEPSDALMRKMHPWMALVHAKVKGYPEKCMGSLVAPEFVLTAAHCVYGLLPAEVTIEINDGRGKIKKAKALILHPNYNVTAKNHIGITEFYDYDVALIELEEYVQISTDVRPICIPCTLQTSAALHLVDQTCESQEKLLLKNHLERLNFLRNKGRTLKDIKDVHAKLGDNRYECIRQAVGVGGITQETLMEAVTDNFICTGGQEPFRDHISCPGDSGGAVFKNFQHRTIQVALVSWGTEKVCHSHPATSTWTSRDFHINLFRVVPFLKSVLAKKDQDYAPLEFLEN, from the exons ATGGGATTTTCTATCCACTGCGGTTGGCTTGCTGCACTTTCATGTACTCTTTGGATGG GAATTGGGGTACGATGTGATTGCACAGAGGAGAATTTGCATATTCAAAGAGGGAATTACACACTAAGCGATAACCTGGAGACTGGCAGCATTTTGGTCTACCACTGTCCCGAGGACTACTATCCATACCCTGAAAGGACTCGTTTGTGTCAACATGATGGCAGCTGGAGACCACGACCCAGAAAATTTCGACCTCAGAAATGCAGGC tggttgaatgcccagaccccAATGTGCTGGAGTACGGAAATGTCTCGCCCCCTCAGGAAAGGTACTTTGTGGACAATGAGACCACATATGAGTGCTACTCTGGTTACAAAATGCGAGGCTCAGCCAGACGTGTGTGCTTAAAAAATGGGAAGTGGAGCGGCTCGACCCCAATCTGCAGCCATGACT CTGGGGATCATTGTGCTGATCCTGGTATCCCACCTGGTGCCTCAAGAGATGGAAACATATTTGGAATTGATGACACAGTGAGATACATCTGCAATAGCAACCTGTTTTTGGTGGGCTCCAAAGAAAGAGTGTGCCAGGAGAACGGCCAGTGGACTGGTGAAGAGCCTCAGTGCTACT ACAAACACACCTTTGACACGCCGCTGGAGATTTCAAAGGCATTTGGCAGTTCAATTAAAGAGACCCTAACCACTTTAGAGTCCACTG ATGACATACAGGGGGAGAGAAGAATCAGGATTTCAAAAAATGGGACACTAAACATTTACATTGGTGTGGATATTTCTGGGAGCATCAAGGAGACAGATGTCAATAAATCCAGAGATGCTATCGTAAAACTTATTACAAAG ATTTCATCCTTTAGCGTGACTCCAAACTATGAAAtcatcttcttctcctctgaGCTCTATGAAATTGTCAACATCATTGACTTTTTGGATGAAAAACCACCAGATGTCAAATCTAAATTAGAAGAATTTGTAGTTGGTG acagaaacactggaacaAATCTGAACATTGTCTTCGAGAAGTTCTGGGAGAAAATGTCTTTCATAAAGCAACAAACTGGAGTGGAGGGTTTTAAGGAGCATCGTCATGCCATCATTGTTTTTACAGATG GTGGATTTAACATGGGCGGTTCACCAGCACCCACTGtggcaaaaattaaaaacatggtGTACATGAACGAGGTTGGAGCCAGAGAAGACTATCTTG ACATTTATATCTTTGGCATTGGGGATGAAATCTTTGATCATGAACTAATGCCCCTCACGGCAGGAACTGGAGAGCACCATTATTTCAGATTGAAGGACTTAGAAAATCTACAAGAGACTTTTGATGAAATGATCg ATGAAGCTGAGGTCGAAGGTCTCTGTGGACTTCACAAAGAGTATCAGGAACCCAGCGATGCCCTCATGAGGAAAATGCACCCATGGATGGCGCTGGTTCATGCCAAG GTTAAAGGCTACCCAGAGAAATGCATGGGTTCTCTTGTGGCCCCTGAGTTTGTCTtgactgctgctcactgtgtaTATGGATTGTTACCTGCGGAAGTGACCATTGAAATTAATGACGGGCGAGGCAAAA ttaaaaaagcaaaagctcTAATTCTTCACCCAAACTACAATGTTACTGCTAAAAATCACATAGGCATTACAGAGTTTTATGACTATGATGTGGCTCTCATTGAACTGGAGGAATATGTTCAAATCTCCACTGATGTGAG ACCCATTTGCATACCTTGCACCTTGCAGACCAGTGCTGCTCTACATTTGGTGGATCAAACATGCGAGTCACAAG AGAAACTTCTGTTAAAGAATCATCTTGAACGACTCAATTTCCTGAGAAACAAGGGGAGGACTCTGAAAGACATAAAAGATGTTCATGCCAAGCTTGGAGATAAT AGATACGAATGCATCAGACAAGCAGTAGGTGTAGGTGGCATAACACAGGAAACACTGATGGAAGCTGTGACAGATAACTTCATATGCACCGGTGGTCAGGAACCTTTCAGAGATCACATTTCGTGTCCGG GTGACTCTGGAGGTGCTGTGTTTAAAAACTTTCAACATCGCACAATACAG gttgcATTGGTCAGCTGGGGAACCGAAAAGGTGTGCCACAGTCATCCTGCAACATCGACATGGACATCCAGAGATTTCCACATTAATCTTTTCAGAGTTGTCCCTTTTCTCAAATCTGTACTTGCAAAGAAAGACCAGGACTATGCACCACTTGAGTTTCTGGAAAATTAA